AAGCCACCAGATTGCCGACGCCGTGGAAAGAGCGTCGCAGGAAGCATATGCTCGAGAaattagaaaaggaaagcaaccCGCCAACTCACGGCTGGCGTACATGAGCACGGCCGGGGATACTGCTACGCAACAGTCGTTTCTGCTCCCCGATCTTCCCAATCTCTCGGAACTGGTTTCTGGTGTATACGAAGACGGCACGCCGGTGTTCACGCGTCAAAATCGCGCACGCACTACTCGTTTCGTGTCCCCTCCTCATGATGCCACCGACGTGTCTTTGACTCGTGATCATGTCCCTCTTGATGCTGTCCCCATCccggaagatgagaaggcaCTGTTTGTATCCCTGAGGCTTCTCCAGGATAAGGTCTCGGAGCTTGAGAGAGCCAAAGCGGAAGCTGAAAggaagattgaagaagtcaaaaGCGAGAACGCTACCCTGAAAGCTGGCAAGCCTCGCGCAAAGGATAAACATGGCCGGACGAGATACGAcaccgatgaggatgatcaGCGGAAGGATCGTCTGACCAATGAGAACCGAAGTAAGTATATTACGGCATTTACCTTGTTCTTGTGCTAACGGACTGCTCTAGAACTTGATGCCACCAACTTGGCTCTGCAGAACAAGCTGGACGTTGTAGAGCGCAAGGTTGAAATTCAAGAGACAGCCTTGAAAAGATTGAACCGGGAACGTGATATGGCAGTCTCCCAATTAGGGGTGGCTTATCTCGAATCCCAGGATCTCAAAAATGAGATCGAGGACCTTCGGCATGAGAATACGGAGCTAAAATCCCAACTCATGAAACTTGCTCCGTTCATCGCAAAAAAGCGTGATGAGACCCAACAATCGGAACAGACATCCGCGTCTGAAGCAAGCACCGAAGCCAGCCAAGACAACACACACAGCAGAAATGTGAGTCGGGGAACCAAGGAGCTCACCAGTAAGAGTACACGATCGAAGACCGGGCGCCGGGAAGATTCCAAGGCGAGAGTTTCTACCCAGGTTGACAACGAGATTTCGCGACTTGAGAAGGAGCGAGCGGATGAGGCTCTCTTTACCATTGACGTACCGCGATCAAAGGAGCCATCTTCCAGTACGAGCAGGTCAGGACAGCGTAGCCAGACCAAAAAGTCAAACACGGGCAAGCAGCGTGTCAAGcgagtggtggtggaggaagtAGATGTCACCGAACCTGTTGATTCGACTGTGGAGGCAACCGGGAACACCAGGAAATCCTCTGGTGCGGAGCAGGACTTGACCTTGCTGAGCTTTATCGACGTAAGTAATCATTGCAAAATTATGTGGTCGGTCCGAAGCTTATCATATATCCAGGAACGTGAAATTGCCCAGCTGCGAAAGACtttagaagaagaaagattggcgCGCAAACGACGACAATCAAATACCTCCAGGGATCACACCTCTAACGAAACCGACAATAGCACCCGTCGAAGTGTGTCCAAATCGGCAGCGCCTCGGAAATCGTCCCTAAAAGAACCCAAGGAAATCCCTGCGAGACCGGCCTCGGCTATGGGCGACGTGACAGCAACCTCCAAGGCCAGTGAAGGGGACAGTAACTTGTCAGTGCCTATTGAACGCCCTAGACGACACTCGGACCATTCCGCTACCCCTCGCCGGAAGCGCCAAGTTTCCGAAGATATGACGTCGGCCTTCATCCTGCCTGACATCACGCTCCATCGTGCTGACCTAGTAGCTGAAAACCCGGCGCGTCTGCCTCCGTCTGCCCAACGGGCACTGGACAGCGCCACCCAACACAATGGAAAGAACTGCACGGTGTGCAAGCGTTCTATTCCCGGCGACTCTTGTGACCACACTCGAGAGTCGGTGAAGATTCCTAAGCCTATCCCGGTGTCGGAGCGTATGCCAGAACCGTCCATTTACAATGAAGAACCTACCATGCGCCCCGCACAACCGCCAGCGGTTGCCCTTGCTACAGTGCTCAAGGCGTTGGAGGACGAGCTTTCGCATCTAAAGATGCAGCTTGTGACGTACCAGGGGGCGTACAATAAACTGGACGCGTCATTGAGCAAGCGCCAAAGGAAATCACTCTCTACGAAGATCGAGAAGCTACTGAAGGACATTGACATGAAGGCCGATCAGATTTATGCCCTGTACGATGTTCTTGAAGGGCAGAAGAGTAAGGGTCAAGAGATGACTGagcaggagatggaggtgaCTCTCCAATCAATTGGCATTGACGTGGGAGCGGCAAGAGCCGATGTGACTGCTACGACTGATAAGTCGTCACAGAAAAATGCTGAAACAGACTTTGACAtagacgatgacgaggaccTTCCATGGGAAGGAATTGAGAGTACGATGGATGTGACCGGTGGTAGTAATCGCCAATGAATGCTAGGATATCGTCGAATTATACGTGAACTATACGACAACTGGGGTTGTGCCACTCtaccctttccttctccttattttttttttagtacccttcccttttctcttgatatcctttctttcctcccaATCCTGAAGCATGGTACAAGGCCGGGTTTCAGACTGACTTGAATGTGTATGTCCCTGAGCTGAGAACcatgctttttctttgtcagAAACGAGTTTTACACCAGAAAGAAGTGTCCGCTCGTTTATTGAGCGTTGACTGTTCTCGGTGCCTGGCAAAGACCTTTGTTGCTTGAGATCAGCCTGGCGTTGATTGACCTGAGCGGTCTCCGTCAGATTTTGAGCTCGTAACTAAACTTATCCCCTCTTTTGagtttcttctgttcttccagGAAATGGCGTCTCGTGTCCGGCTACATTGGTGTATGTTAGGCATTGTTACTTTGCTGTATTATGATGTGGGATAGGGAATTGGATAAATGCTACTACAGTAATACCACACAGGTCACTCGGACCCACTGTCAGACTCCAGGCTAGATCTGATAGACTTAAACGGGTATAGCGTGCATGTCGCCATGCTTCTCCGGGTCTTaaatcttcttccccaactcAACCAAACTTTCTTCCTATACAACTAATCGCCACCTGACCTTGTACTATAATCTCATTTCTTAGGTTTCTCTACTGTGTGTCATTGGGAGCTTgttatttctatatatttttgATGGGACCCAGCCGACTGCGCGTAATTCCACCTCGCCCTATCGACGATGTAGATACCGGTATTACTACCGAAGATACCGACGCCCAACACTCCCAGCACCGCAAAACTCGGTCACCGCCAGAAGGTGATAATCATTCGGCTTCCGCACATTCTTACCACAGCACCCTCGACGAGTATGATGACACTGAAAGCGTAGATACCGTTATTCACGATGGTGATTCTACTCATGATCGCTCACTTACCGGCGCCTCAATAAGTCGTCGGCGTCGGGGTGTTTCCGACGAtagcgaagatgaagatgacagcgacGATGATCCGGCGGAATCTTCTAGTGAGAAACCAGTAATATGGCGCTCATTACCTAAAAAGGGCCAACTTGCCATCCTGACCTTTGCACGTCTATCCGAGCCGTTGGCCCAGACGTCTTTGCAAGCATATCTGTTCTACCAGCTTCGGTCTTTTGATCCCTCCCTTCCCGACTCTACTATCTCGGCGCAAGCAGGCATCTTGCAGGGTAGTTTTACTGCTGCGCAGTTTGTGACAGCTATTTGGTGGGGTCGATTGGCGGATACTGAGTGGATGGGTAGGAAAAAGGTTCTCATAATTGGCCTGTTGGGAACATGTATCTCGTCCCTCGGGTTCGGCTTTTCAAGAACTTTTGCTTCCGCAGTGGCGTTCCGAACCCTAGGTGGTTTTCTGAATAGCAATGTCGGAGTGATGAGGACTATGATTGCCGAGATCATTCATGAGAAGAAGTGAGTTCGCACCCTGCGTAAACACTAGACCTTTTGTTCAAACCACAAGGCGCCTAACAAGTAGCCACAGATTTCAGTCTCGGGCGTTTCTTCTGCTGCCGATGTGTTTCAATATCGGGGTTATCATTGGGCCTATATTAGGAGGCATACTGGCTGATCCTGTGAAAAACTTTCCGCAGCTGTTTGGACCTGGGTCGTTGTTAGGGGGCAAAGATGGTGTAGGGTGGATGTTGCATTGGCCCTATGCACTGCCAAATCTTCTCAGTGCCGtattcatcttcatctctttGTTGGCCGTAATCCTTGGGTTAGAGGAGGTAAGGGTCACCAGGTTTGCCGATTTATTCAATTTGCTAATAGATGTAACAGACCCATGAGGTTACTCGGCACAGAAGCGATTGGGGCCGGAAGTTAGGCAAAAGACTTGCCAATACTTTCTCCCGACGTCGGGTCCCGCAGTATTACCGTCGCCTTATCAGCCATGAGGACGATGAATCTCTATACATTGATGGGAGTGTAGCCAGCAGATCAGCACCCCCAAGTCCAGCTCGCTCACGCGTTCGACCTCGTGGTGATCGTCCCAGCTTTCGTCAGATCTGGACGCCCAATGTGTTGCTTACCTTGCTGGTGCATTTCTTATTAGCATTCCACACCAGCGCCTGTAATTCTATGGCTTTCGTGTTCTTGCCTGCCCCGCGGGCCCCGAAAGGTAGCCGAGATGGTTTCTTCCATTTCGGTGGTGGTCTGGGATTGCCATCCTCTCGAGTCGGTCTTGCCACTGCTATTATCGGGCTCATCGGCCTTCCGCTGCAGATCTTCATCTATCCTCGAGTCCAAGCTCGTCTGGGGACCTTAACTTCTTTCCGCACGTTTCTGCCATTCTCACCTTTAGCCTACGCGCTCATGCCGTTTATTGTCCTGATACCGCGATACCCGTGGCTGGTTTGGCCTGCATTTACTGTTGTTGTAGGGTTGCAGGTGGTCTCACGAACGTTTGCGCAGCCGGCGGCGATCATCCTTGTGAATAACAGCGTCACGGACCCTCGCGTTCTGGGAACCGTCCATGGCGTGGCGCAGAGCATCGCGAGCGGCGCGCGTACTCTTGGCCCTATGATCGGGGGATGGGGCTTAGGACTGGGACTCAAGTACAACATGGTGGGCGGCATATGGTGGGCCCTGGCGGTGGAGGCCATAGTAGGCTGGTTCTTACTTTGGTCGATCTATGAGGATAAAGGGATTGAACAGAGGAAGGATCaaaccgaagaagaggacacCTAATAAGGTGTTGTGCATATATCACAAGATCTAGACAGTATGGTCTGTTGCGATCTTATGAGTTTACAAGATACGCATACGATAGAGCATTGGATACCATTTCATTCAGTTGATATAATCTCAGGTCATTAAGTTCGTTAACTTTTATCCGGGCAAGCAGTCGTTATGGCTCTTCGTTGCCCAGCCATACTTAGTATTTGTTTAGTGAGATACATCTTAATATCATTACCTTTCAATTTCAGATAGCTAGCAGGTAATAATTCAAGCCCCAATAGGAGTTATAAAAGCTTTGATGGCCTGCTTAGCATCGCCATTGTTGGATTTCAAGAGCTCTGTTGCCTTGACCTTCGTTAGATCCAACTGGTCGACCTGAAAACATTGTTACA
The sequence above is a segment of the Aspergillus oryzae RIB40 DNA, chromosome 3 genome. Coding sequences within it:
- a CDS encoding putative MFS multidrug transporter (permease of the major facilitator superfamily); amino-acid sequence: MTEKPVIWRSLPKKGQLAILTFARLSEPLAQTSLQAYLFYQLRSFDPSLPDSTISAQAGILQGSFTAAQFVTAIWWGRLADTEWMGRKKVLIIGLLGTCISSLGFGFSRTFASAVAFRTLGGFLNSNVGVMRTMIAEIIHEKKFQSRAFLLLPMCFNIGVIIGPILGGILADPVKNFPQLFGPGSLLGGKDGVGWMLHWPYALPNLLSAVFIFISLLAVILGLEEVRVTRSDWGRKLGKRLANTFSRRRVPQYYRRLISHEDDESLYIDGSVASRSAPPSPARSRVRPRGDRPSFRQIWTPNVLLTLLVHFLLAFHTSACNSMAFVFLPAPRAPKGSRDGFFHFGGGLGLPSSRVGLATAIIGLIGLPLQIFIYPRVQARLGTLTSFRTFLPFSPLAYALMPFIVLIPRYPWLVWPAFTVVVGLQVVSRTFAQPAAIILVNNSVTDPRVLGTVHGVAQSIASGARTLGPMIGGWGLGLGLKYNMVGGIWWALAVEAIVGWFLLWSIYEDKGIEQRKDQTEEEDT